One part of the Thermococcus litoralis DSM 5473 genome encodes these proteins:
- a CDS encoding YhbY family RNA-binding protein, which translates to MEKRLPGKVRRAIRAKYYDIEPKAWVGKRGLDDSVIDEINTQLKKDGILKVEIKKGALISTQMDRKAIAEKVAELTDSELIDVRGKRFILFRPREGWEKYLKKLKLKELSKERREEKPVKKVKLDIAQFRKKFKKGRE; encoded by the coding sequence ATGGAAAAGCGCTTACCTGGAAAGGTGAGAAGGGCTATAAGGGCTAAATATTACGATATTGAACCTAAAGCGTGGGTTGGTAAGAGAGGGTTAGATGATAGCGTCATTGACGAGATCAATACTCAGCTTAAGAAAGACGGGATATTAAAAGTTGAAATAAAAAAAGGTGCTTTAATATCAACCCAGATGGACAGAAAAGCGATAGCAGAAAAAGTTGCGGAGCTTACAGATAGTGAACTTATTGACGTGAGGGGCAAAAGGTTTATATTGTTCCGTCCCAGAGAGGGATGGGAAAAGTATTTAAAGAAGCTCAAGCTTAAGGAACTCTCGAAAGAGAGACGGGAGGAAAAACCCGTTAAGAAAGTCAAGCTCGACATTGCTCAATTTAGGAAAAAGTTCAAGAAAGGGAGGGAGTGA
- the pfpI gene encoding deglycase PfpI, with protein MKVLFLSADGFEDLELIYPLHRIKEEGHEVYVASNKKDTITGKHGYSVKVDLLFDEVDPDEFDALVLPGGRAPEIVRINPKAVEIAKKMFEAGKPVATICHGPQILISAGVLKGRKGTCVVTIKDDLINAGAEYIDKEVVVDGNWVSSRHPGDLYAWMREFVKLLK; from the coding sequence ATGAAAGTGCTGTTTTTAAGTGCGGATGGATTTGAGGATTTGGAGTTAATATACCCCCTCCATCGCATAAAAGAGGAAGGACATGAGGTATACGTGGCAAGCAACAAGAAGGACACCATAACCGGAAAGCATGGCTACTCTGTAAAGGTTGACCTGCTGTTTGACGAAGTAGATCCAGATGAGTTTGATGCACTCGTATTGCCCGGCGGAAGAGCTCCAGAGATAGTTAGGATAAACCCAAAGGCCGTTGAGATAGCTAAAAAGATGTTTGAGGCTGGAAAGCCAGTAGCGACAATATGCCACGGCCCGCAGATACTAATCTCTGCCGGAGTTTTAAAGGGAAGAAAAGGAACATGTGTTGTCACAATAAAAGACGACCTCATAAACGCGGGTGCAGAGTACATTGACAAGGAAGTTGTCGTTGATGGGAACTGGGTAAGTTCAAGACATCCCGGGGATTTATACGCCTGGATGAGAGAATTTGTAAAGCTTTTGAAGTGA
- a CDS encoding DUF257 family protein, producing MKEDFETSVWNYLKSLKWGEYVIVEHSSSDPTHLLFYVIINQLKKSDVPFVVIDVLDKYYLLRMHLASAGIDTNILDDIPVIKLGGVRHVGKITSLVERVEISQDAPVWIRHYRDALRRVEEKLGRYVKLIVGIDSLLQLYEDNIWELNALMLAGFASMMGDKASKGIVFLNSSVLNPKTVLKLEEIFPRVLKLELKEGQLILRVEKSVDFDEYGQEIKVNAQKLQDELRT from the coding sequence ATGAAAGAAGATTTTGAGACCTCTGTATGGAATTACTTGAAAAGCCTAAAATGGGGAGAATATGTAATAGTGGAGCACAGTTCCAGTGATCCCACACATCTACTTTTTTACGTTATAATCAACCAACTGAAGAAAAGCGATGTTCCGTTTGTAGTTATAGACGTGCTTGATAAGTACTACCTCCTTAGAATGCATTTAGCAAGTGCCGGGATTGATACGAACATACTGGATGATATTCCGGTGATTAAACTAGGAGGAGTGCGCCACGTTGGGAAGATTACAAGTCTAGTCGAGAGAGTTGAAATTTCTCAAGATGCTCCGGTGTGGATACGACACTATCGGGATGCCCTTCGCAGAGTCGAAGAAAAGCTCGGCAGATATGTCAAGCTAATAGTGGGGATAGATTCACTGTTGCAACTCTACGAAGATAACATCTGGGAGCTTAATGCCTTAATGCTTGCAGGATTTGCTAGTATGATGGGAGACAAAGCTAGCAAGGGAATTGTGTTCCTAAATTCATCCGTACTTAACCCAAAGACAGTTTTAAAGCTTGAGGAGATATTCCCTCGGGTTTTAAAGCTAGAACTAAAAGAAGGGCAGCTAATCCTTAGGGTAGAAAAATCCGTTGATTTTGACGAGTACGGGCAAGAAATCAAAGTGAATGCCCAAAAACTGCAGGATGAACTGAGAACGTGA
- a CDS encoding CDC48 family AAA ATPase, translating to MAEKREIKLKVASAYQRDVGRGIVRIDRSAMRKIGVQPGDIVEIIGTKNTAAVVWPAYPEDEGLDIIRMDGTIRKNAGVGLGDEVTIRKAEVKEAQRVVLAPTEPIRFGQDFVDWLHSRLVGRPVVRGDYIRIGVLGQELTFVVTATTPSGVVQITEFTEFTISEKPVKEVAKTPALGVTYEDIGGLKDVIQKIREMIELPLKHPEVFEKLGIEPPKGVLLYGPPGTGKTLLAKAVANEANAHFIAINGPEIMSKYYGESEERLREVFKEAEENAPSIIFIDEIDAIAPKREEVTGEVEKRVVAQLLTLMDGLKSRGKVIVIGATNRPDAVDPALRRPGRFDREIEVGVPDKQGRKEILQIHTRGMPIEPDFRKGDVKRILEELKQDDRFRESAEMALKKIDKTPDKDEDIKRLLSEIDERLYEEVRHRLIDLLLEELAEKTHGFVGADLAALAREAAMAALRRLIEEGKIDFEAESIPKEVLEELKVTRRDFYEALKMVEPSALREVLLEVPNVRWEDIGGLEDVKQQLREAVEWPLKYPEAFMAMGITPPKGILLYGPPGTGKTLLAKAVATESEANFIGIRGPEVLSKWVGESEKNIREIFRKARQAAPTVVFIDEIDAIAPRRGTDVNRVTDRLINQLLTEMDGIEENSGVVVIAATNRPDILDPALLRPGRFDRLILVPAPDEKARLEIFKVHTRNVPLAEDVSLEELAKRTEGYTGADIEAVVREAALNAMRRAIAEGIIKPGTRASEIRQKVKVTMKDFEEALKKVGPSVSKETIEYYKKIEEMFSKGRAELTRGENRDRGVL from the coding sequence ATGGCAGAAAAGAGAGAAATCAAGCTTAAAGTTGCTTCCGCTTACCAGAGGGATGTTGGTAGGGGGATTGTTAGGATTGATAGGAGTGCAATGAGAAAAATTGGCGTTCAACCTGGTGACATAGTGGAGATTATCGGTACCAAAAACACAGCTGCAGTGGTTTGGCCCGCATATCCAGAGGACGAGGGGCTTGACATAATTAGAATGGACGGTACAATAAGAAAGAACGCCGGCGTTGGTCTTGGAGATGAGGTGACCATAAGAAAGGCAGAGGTCAAAGAAGCACAGAGAGTTGTTTTAGCTCCTACAGAGCCCATTAGATTTGGTCAAGACTTTGTCGACTGGCTTCACTCAAGGCTAGTTGGTAGACCAGTGGTTAGGGGAGACTACATTAGAATAGGCGTTCTTGGACAAGAGCTTACTTTTGTTGTTACGGCAACTACACCTTCTGGAGTAGTACAAATAACGGAGTTTACCGAGTTTACGATCTCAGAGAAGCCCGTAAAGGAGGTTGCAAAGACACCAGCCCTAGGAGTTACCTACGAAGACATTGGTGGTCTCAAAGATGTTATACAGAAAATCAGAGAGATGATTGAGCTTCCACTCAAGCACCCAGAAGTCTTTGAAAAGCTCGGCATTGAGCCGCCTAAGGGTGTTTTGCTTTATGGTCCTCCTGGTACTGGTAAGACTTTGCTAGCTAAGGCTGTGGCTAATGAGGCTAATGCTCACTTCATAGCAATTAACGGTCCAGAAATCATGAGCAAGTACTACGGAGAAAGCGAAGAAAGACTCAGAGAAGTCTTCAAGGAGGCAGAGGAAAACGCTCCGAGCATAATCTTCATTGACGAGATTGATGCAATAGCACCAAAGAGAGAAGAAGTTACAGGTGAAGTCGAGAAGAGAGTTGTCGCTCAGTTGCTTACCCTAATGGACGGCTTAAAGAGCAGGGGCAAGGTAATAGTCATTGGTGCAACTAACAGGCCGGATGCAGTGGATCCAGCTCTTAGAAGGCCTGGTAGGTTTGATAGGGAGATTGAAGTTGGTGTTCCAGACAAGCAGGGAAGAAAGGAAATACTCCAAATCCACACAAGGGGAATGCCAATTGAACCTGACTTCAGGAAAGGAGACGTTAAGAGAATCCTTGAGGAGCTTAAGCAGGACGATAGGTTCAGAGAATCTGCCGAGATGGCTCTTAAGAAGATAGACAAAACTCCCGACAAGGACGAGGACATTAAGAGATTACTCAGCGAGATTGACGAGAGGCTCTATGAAGAAGTTAGGCATCGTTTGATTGACCTTCTCCTTGAGGAGCTTGCTGAGAAGACTCATGGCTTCGTTGGTGCTGACTTGGCAGCATTAGCGAGAGAAGCCGCAATGGCTGCGTTAAGAAGACTCATCGAGGAGGGCAAGATAGACTTCGAGGCAGAGAGCATTCCAAAGGAGGTACTTGAAGAGCTCAAGGTAACCAGGAGGGACTTTTACGAAGCTCTAAAGATGGTTGAGCCTTCAGCTCTAAGAGAAGTACTCTTAGAGGTTCCCAACGTTAGGTGGGAAGACATTGGAGGCCTTGAAGATGTCAAGCAACAGCTCAGAGAAGCTGTGGAGTGGCCCCTCAAGTATCCTGAGGCGTTTATGGCCATGGGAATCACTCCACCGAAGGGAATCCTCCTATATGGTCCCCCAGGAACTGGTAAGACCCTGCTAGCTAAGGCAGTGGCAACAGAGAGCGAAGCTAACTTCATAGGCATTAGAGGGCCAGAAGTTCTTAGCAAGTGGGTTGGAGAGAGCGAGAAGAACATAAGGGAGATCTTTAGGAAGGCAAGACAAGCTGCTCCTACGGTGGTGTTCATTGACGAAATTGACGCTATAGCCCCAAGAAGGGGTACAGACGTCAATAGAGTTACAGATAGGCTTATTAACCAGCTGCTCACGGAGATGGACGGGATTGAGGAGAACAGTGGTGTTGTGGTTATTGCTGCCACAAACAGGCCTGACATTCTTGATCCGGCTTTACTTAGACCGGGAAGGTTCGATAGGCTCATCCTTGTTCCAGCACCGGATGAGAAGGCAAGGCTTGAGATCTTCAAAGTCCACACAAGGAACGTTCCACTGGCAGAGGACGTTAGCTTGGAGGAGCTAGCAAAGAGAACCGAAGGATACACAGGTGCTGACATTGAAGCAGTTGTGAGAGAGGCGGCATTAAATGCCATGAGAAGGGCAATAGCAGAGGGCATTATCAAGCCCGGCACAAGGGCAAGCGAGATTAGGCAGAAAGTCAAAGTTACAATGAAAGACTTTGAGGAAGCACTCAAGAAGGTCGGCCCAAGTGTTAGCAAGGAGACGATAGAGTACTACAAGAAAATAGAGGAAATGTTCAGCAAAGGCAGAGCTGAATTAACTAGAGGGGAGAACAGAGACAGGGGAGTTCTCTGA
- a CDS encoding Hsp20/alpha crystallin family protein: MARRWWRRDIWDPFDIMREIQEEIDEIFNEFFRGPRLWSYRRFGEPREEFEMRSEGVWREPFVDIFDTGEEFVITAELPGVRKEDIKVRVTSDTIYIEAQVKREQELEREGAVRIERYYSGYRRVIRLPEEVIPEKAKAKYNNGVLEIRVPKKHPTKKEEKEGFEVKIE, encoded by the coding sequence ATGGCAAGGAGATGGTGGAGAAGAGACATATGGGACCCGTTTGACATAATGAGAGAGATTCAGGAAGAGATCGATGAGATATTCAATGAATTCTTCAGGGGTCCCAGACTCTGGAGCTACAGAAGATTCGGCGAGCCAAGGGAAGAATTTGAAATGAGAAGCGAGGGCGTATGGAGAGAGCCATTCGTTGACATCTTTGACACCGGTGAAGAGTTCGTTATTACCGCTGAGCTTCCAGGAGTCAGAAAAGAGGACATCAAAGTAAGGGTAACCAGTGATACAATCTACATCGAAGCCCAGGTCAAAAGAGAACAAGAACTTGAAAGAGAAGGTGCAGTAAGGATAGAGAGATACTACAGCGGCTACAGAAGGGTTATCAGATTGCCAGAGGAAGTCATCCCAGAGAAGGCAAAGGCCAAGTACAACAATGGTGTCCTTGAGATAAGGGTTCCCAAGAAGCACCCGACAAAGAAGGAAGAAAAAGAAGGATTTGAGGTTAAGATTGAGTGA
- a CDS encoding 50S ribosomal protein L35ae, which produces MIMKGIVLSYMRSKENQHNNHMIIKPIGIDSREQASGLIGKKVIWKSPSGKLLVGKITRTHGTRGEVKVRFERPLPGQALGDYVEIK; this is translated from the coding sequence ATGATAATGAAGGGCATCGTATTGAGCTACATGAGAAGTAAAGAGAACCAGCACAACAACCACATGATTATCAAACCTATCGGAATTGACAGCAGAGAGCAGGCATCAGGGCTAATAGGGAAGAAGGTAATATGGAAGAGCCCAAGCGGAAAGCTCCTTGTTGGCAAGATTACAAGAACCCACGGCACAAGAGGGGAAGTAAAGGTAAGGTTCGAGAGGCCTTTGCCCGGCCAAGCTCTAGGAGACTATGTTGAAATAAAGTGA
- a CDS encoding tRNA (guanine(10)-N(2))-dimethyltransferase, translated as MELIKLKEGKAEILVPKAERIYDAPVFYNPVMALNRDLSVLLLKVVKAERVLDALSATGIRGIRYALETEADEIWLNDINPEAFKLIIENLKLNFEGELKINERSATLKDKKTLIATNKDANLLMAEKFRYFDFLDLDPFGSPVEFLDSSLRSLKRKGVLALTATDTAPLCGAHPKACLRKYNAKPVRGELCHESGLRILIGTVVRYAAKYDLGVEVLFAYYKDHYFRAFLRLKDGAKEGDKALKNLGYLYFDTKAGEFEVERAFLPSKPDAFGPLWLGPLKNQEIVEKMNAEDKGELAEKKKVSKFLNVVVEELDVPFFYDIHALARRNSLEVRKLSDIAAMLQEKGYRVSRTHFSPTAIKTDAPFEEVLEALKALQ; from the coding sequence ATGGAGCTAATCAAACTCAAAGAAGGGAAAGCTGAGATTCTTGTGCCTAAAGCAGAGCGTATTTACGACGCTCCCGTATTTTACAATCCGGTAATGGCATTAAACAGAGACTTGAGCGTTCTCCTCCTAAAGGTTGTAAAAGCAGAGAGAGTTTTAGACGCTTTATCCGCCACAGGTATTAGGGGAATAAGATACGCCTTGGAAACCGAAGCGGATGAAATCTGGCTCAACGATATAAATCCCGAGGCGTTTAAGCTGATAATTGAGAATTTAAAGCTCAATTTTGAAGGAGAACTAAAGATTAATGAGAGATCCGCAACTTTAAAGGACAAAAAAACGTTAATAGCCACAAACAAAGATGCAAACCTTTTAATGGCCGAAAAGTTCAGGTACTTTGACTTCCTTGACCTCGATCCTTTTGGCTCTCCAGTGGAGTTCCTAGATTCTTCCCTTAGGAGTTTAAAGAGAAAAGGAGTCCTTGCACTGACGGCAACAGACACAGCTCCCCTTTGCGGAGCTCATCCAAAGGCATGTCTGCGAAAGTATAATGCAAAGCCAGTAAGGGGAGAATTATGCCACGAAAGCGGTTTGAGGATTCTAATTGGAACTGTTGTCAGGTATGCGGCAAAATACGATCTTGGTGTTGAGGTTCTCTTTGCCTACTATAAAGACCACTACTTCAGAGCGTTCTTAAGGCTAAAAGATGGTGCAAAGGAAGGAGATAAGGCCCTCAAAAACCTTGGATATCTCTACTTCGATACAAAGGCGGGAGAGTTTGAAGTTGAGAGGGCTTTCTTGCCAAGTAAACCGGATGCCTTCGGACCGCTGTGGCTTGGCCCCCTTAAGAACCAGGAAATCGTGGAAAAGATGAACGCCGAGGATAAAGGCGAACTGGCTGAGAAAAAGAAAGTCTCCAAATTTTTGAACGTTGTTGTTGAAGAGCTCGACGTGCCCTTTTTCTACGATATCCACGCTCTGGCAAGGAGAAACTCCCTTGAGGTGAGAAAGCTTTCAGATATAGCGGCTATGCTCCAAGAAAAGGGATATAGGGTTAGTAGAACGCACTTTTCTCCCACGGCAATAAAAACCGACGCTCCTTTTGAAGAGGTTCTGGAGGCATTAAAAGCCCTTCAGTAG
- a CDS encoding MATE family efflux transporter, translating into MDGELRKKLWSLAWPAILANIGQTLVNLVDMIMVGQLGSLAIASVGLGGQFSWFMMPLMFAISTGTLALVARFVGAKDIETAEKVLEQSIYLAFIMSIPVMLFGLFFGDDALRIMGASEEVVRLGYSYIRVFFLFYPVNFMAFAAFSALRGAGDTKTPMKLSLLTNGANVFLNYGLIFGHFGLPRLEVVGAALASGLSILIAFIVGLVLFLKGSLVLKFRPSFKPEFETIKRILRIGIPATIERVIFSFYNFLYISIVTRFGTIALAAHQVGLRVESIAYMPAFGFNVAASALVGQSLGEGNPEKAEKVVYEALKMVSVFMGVMAIILVVFPKYLVMPFVTKSDPNYAEVLRLASIYLIIVGISEIPLGWIFVLSGALRGAGDTKSPMYVTAISKLLFRIIPSYILGFGISFWIIHIRGMGVIAAWLAMTLETFTTALFFWWIFKGGKWKYIKV; encoded by the coding sequence ATGGACGGCGAACTAAGAAAAAAGCTATGGTCACTGGCATGGCCTGCTATCCTCGCTAATATAGGCCAAACTCTGGTAAACCTAGTGGATATGATAATGGTAGGACAGCTCGGCTCTTTGGCTATAGCAAGCGTTGGCCTTGGAGGGCAGTTTTCTTGGTTTATGATGCCACTCATGTTTGCAATCTCTACTGGAACTCTTGCACTGGTTGCCAGATTTGTGGGGGCTAAGGACATTGAAACCGCTGAGAAGGTGCTTGAGCAGAGCATATATCTGGCATTTATAATGAGCATTCCGGTGATGCTGTTCGGTCTTTTCTTTGGAGATGATGCGTTGAGAATAATGGGTGCGAGTGAAGAGGTTGTGAGACTTGGGTACTCGTACATACGTGTATTCTTCCTGTTTTATCCTGTGAATTTTATGGCATTTGCAGCTTTTAGTGCCCTTAGAGGTGCTGGAGATACAAAAACCCCAATGAAGCTGAGCCTCCTGACCAACGGGGCAAACGTTTTCTTAAACTACGGTTTAATATTCGGGCATTTTGGTCTTCCAAGACTTGAGGTCGTTGGAGCGGCGTTAGCTTCAGGCTTGTCAATTCTCATTGCCTTTATAGTGGGATTGGTTCTCTTTCTAAAGGGTTCTCTCGTTTTAAAGTTTAGACCATCGTTTAAACCTGAATTCGAAACCATAAAGAGAATCTTAAGAATAGGAATCCCTGCAACCATTGAGAGGGTTATATTCAGCTTTTACAACTTCCTCTACATTAGCATCGTCACGCGTTTTGGTACCATAGCACTAGCAGCCCACCAAGTTGGACTTAGGGTGGAGAGCATTGCTTATATGCCGGCTTTTGGGTTTAACGTTGCTGCATCGGCTTTGGTTGGCCAGAGCCTTGGAGAGGGAAATCCAGAAAAGGCTGAAAAAGTGGTCTATGAGGCATTAAAAATGGTCTCTGTGTTTATGGGGGTCATGGCGATAATTTTGGTGGTCTTTCCCAAATACCTTGTCATGCCGTTTGTCACAAAGAGCGACCCGAACTATGCTGAAGTTCTTAGGCTCGCAAGCATTTATCTCATAATCGTGGGGATAAGTGAGATTCCCCTTGGATGGATTTTTGTCCTCAGTGGTGCCCTCAGAGGTGCTGGAGACACGAAGAGCCCGATGTACGTAACGGCAATAAGCAAGCTCTTGTTTAGAATAATACCTTCCTACATTCTCGGCTTTGGAATCTCCTTCTGGATAATCCACATTAGGGGAATGGGGGTTATTGCGGCATGGCTTGCAATGACGCTGGAGACATTCACAACGGCGCTCTTCTTCTGGTGGATATTTAAGGGGGGAAAATGGAAGTACATAAAGGTTTAG
- a CDS encoding ABC transporter substrate-binding protein yields the protein MSAKDDILEYLREKSHEGALQSELYELGYSRSTIAEAIESLESEKMIVRREIGKKAYRIWLVEEAPFPIKGLLRLGVLKAAEYPHALLTARDLEKKHDVRVIVYSSALELTNALALGKVDLACSPLVTQVLFGLLTKSLKIAAGCGFGGSGLVVRKELKEGITIGSSELSTMETMLKLFLEKHDLIGKVNVVYFKKPEEIMKSFLEGEIDGLSIWEPYLSKLEKKGFKVYRYTEKFGLFPCCTLGVNREFLKTNGEIFKEFMELYRENTERLEERKKEALEIMVSLFGFSKEEAKAGLKGFVFDYRLSEEQIESTLERFGLKVFNLDSILAKDF from the coding sequence ATGAGTGCTAAAGATGATATTTTGGAGTATCTTAGGGAAAAATCTCATGAAGGGGCACTTCAAAGTGAACTCTACGAACTCGGTTACTCCAGATCCACAATAGCCGAGGCGATTGAAAGCCTGGAATCTGAAAAAATGATTGTAAGAAGAGAGATAGGAAAAAAAGCCTATAGGATATGGCTTGTTGAAGAAGCACCATTTCCTATTAAGGGGCTTCTCAGACTTGGGGTGTTAAAGGCCGCTGAGTATCCTCATGCCCTTTTGACAGCCAGAGATCTTGAAAAAAAGCACGATGTTAGGGTAATCGTTTACAGCAGCGCCTTGGAGCTTACAAATGCTTTAGCATTGGGCAAAGTTGATCTGGCATGTTCACCATTAGTGACCCAAGTACTTTTTGGACTTTTGACCAAGAGCTTGAAAATCGCTGCGGGCTGTGGTTTCGGGGGAAGTGGCCTTGTTGTTAGGAAAGAACTCAAAGAGGGGATAACCATAGGCTCGTCCGAGCTCTCCACGATGGAAACGATGCTGAAGCTCTTTCTGGAAAAGCACGATCTCATTGGCAAGGTGAACGTGGTCTATTTCAAGAAGCCGGAGGAGATTATGAAATCATTTCTGGAAGGGGAGATCGACGGTCTGAGCATATGGGAGCCCTATCTGAGCAAGCTGGAGAAGAAAGGGTTTAAGGTGTATAGGTACACGGAAAAGTTTGGGTTATTCCCCTGCTGTACTTTGGGGGTAAACCGAGAGTTTCTAAAAACTAACGGGGAGATCTTCAAAGAATTTATGGAGTTGTACAGGGAGAACACCGAAAGGTTAGAGGAAAGGAAGAAAGAAGCTTTGGAGATAATGGTTAGCCTCTTTGGATTTAGCAAAGAAGAAGCAAAAGCGGGGTTAAAAGGATTTGTTTTTGATTACAGATTGAGCGAAGAGCAGATAGAATCAACCTTGGAGCGTTTTGGTCTTAAGGTCTTCAACCTTGATTCCATTCTAGCAAAAGATTTTTAA
- a CDS encoding 50S ribosomal protein L37e translates to MGSGTAPHGKRNRTPTHIKCRRCGRKAFNVRKGYCAACGFGRSRRLRKYSWSHKWKKAKNVL, encoded by the coding sequence GTGGGAAGTGGAACAGCTCCTCATGGAAAAAGAAACAGAACTCCCACTCACATAAAGTGCAGAAGATGCGGGAGAAAAGCCTTCAACGTTAGAAAAGGCTACTGTGCAGCTTGCGGTTTTGGAAGAAGCAGGCGACTAAGGAAATACAGCTGGAGTCACAAGTGGAAGAAGGCAAAGAACGTCCTCTGA
- a CDS encoding LSm family protein — MAERPLDVIHKSLDKEVLVILKRGAEFRGRLIGYDIHLNVVLADAQLIEDGEPKKNYGKIVIRGDNVLAISPVEIE; from the coding sequence ATGGCGGAAAGACCACTCGATGTTATACACAAGTCACTTGATAAGGAAGTTTTGGTGATCCTCAAGAGAGGAGCCGAGTTTAGAGGAAGACTCATCGGTTATGATATCCACCTGAACGTTGTTTTGGCTGATGCCCAGCTTATTGAAGATGGTGAGCCAAAGAAGAATTATGGCAAGATCGTTATTAGAGGGGACAATGTGTTGGCTATCTCCCCGGTTGAGATAGAATGA